DNA sequence from the Penaeus vannamei isolate JL-2024 chromosome 32, ASM4276789v1, whole genome shotgun sequence genome:
tatatatatatatacacgtatgtgtatatatatatatatatatatatatatatatatatatatatataaatatatatatatatataatgtatatatatatatatatatatatatatgtatatatatataaatatataaatattatattgatgtatgtatgtttgattgtgtgtgtgtgtgtgtgtgtgtgtgtgtgtgtgtgtgtgtgtgtgtgtgtgtgtgtgtgtgtgtgtgtgtgtgtgtgtgtgtgtgtgtgtgcatctctctctctctctctctctctctctctctctctctctctctctctctctctctctctctctctctctctctctctctctctctctttctctctctctatatatatatatatatatatatatatatatatatatatatgtatatatatatatgtatacacatatatatgtatatacatatatacatatatatgtatatacatatatatgtatatacatatatatgtataatatatatatatatatatatatatatatacacaaacacacacacacatatatatatatatatatatatatatatatatatatatatatatatatatacacacatatatatacacatatatatatatacaaatatatatatatatacatatatacacatatatatatatatatatatatatatatatatatatatatatatatatatatatatatatatatatatatatatatatatatatatatatatatatatatatatatatatatatatacatatatatatacatatatatatatatatatatatatataatatataaatatatacacatatatgtatatatataatatgatatatataatatatatatatatatatataaaatacttatatatatatatgtaatatataaatatatatatatatgtatatatatgatatatatatatatatatatatatatatatatatatatatatatatatgtgtatatatttatatatatgtatatttctctctctctctctctctctctctctctctctctctctctctctctctctctctctctctctctctctctctctctctctctctctctctctctctctctctctctcccatatatatatatatatatatatatatatatatatatatatatatatatacacgtatgtgtatatatatatatatatatatatatatatatatatatataaatatatatatatatatataatgtatatatatatatatatatatatatatatatatatatatatatataaatattatattaatgtatgtattttttattgtgtgtgtgtgtgtgtgtgtgtgtgtgtgtgtgtgtgtgtgtgtgtgtgtgtgtgtgtgtgtgtgtgtgtgtgtgtgtgtgtgtgtgtctgtatgtgtgtgtgtgtgtgtgtgtgtgtgtgtgtgtgtgtgtgtgtgtgtgtgtgtgtgtgtgtgtgtgtgcgtgtgtgtgtgtgtgtgtgtgtatgtgtgtgtgtgtgtgtgtgtttgtgtgtgtgtgtgtgtgtgtgtgtatacatctctctctctctctctctctctctctctctctctctctctctctctctctctctctctctctctctctctctctctctctctctctctctctctctctctctctctctctatatatatatatatatatatatatatatgtatgtatatatatctatatatatatatttatgtataaatatgtatatatatgtatgtatatatttacatatatatgtatgtatatgtaggtgtatatatatttacatatatatatatatattatatatatatatatatatatatttatatttatatatatatatatatatatatatatatgtaagtatatatatatgtgtatatatatatatgtatatatatatatatgtatacatatacatacatacatacatgcatacttacatacatacatacatacatacatacatatatatatacatgcatacatacatacatacatacatacatacataaatatatatatacatatatatgtatgtatatatatacatatatatatatatatatatatatacacatatatgtatatgtatgtatgtatgtatatatatgtatatgtctgtatatatattatatatatgtatatatgtatatatatatgtatatgtatatgtgtgtgtatatatatatatatatatatatatatatatggatatatatataaatgtatatataaatatatatataaatatatgaatatatatatatatatatatatatatatatatatatatatatatatatatatgtatatacacacacacacacacacatatatatatatatatatatatatatatatatatatatatatatatacatacatatatatgtatgtatatatatgtatatatacatatatatatatgtatatatataaatttatatatatatattatatatatatatacatttatatatatatccatatatacatatacatatatatgtataaacacacgtatatacatataatatatatacatatatatacagacatatacatatatatatatatatatatatatatatatatatatatatatatacatatacatatatatatatatatatgtgcatacatatatgtatatatatacatatatatacattatatatatttatacatattgtatgtatatatatatatatatatatatatatatatatatgtatatatatatatgtatatatatatgtatatatatatgtatatatacatatatatatacatatatatatacatatatatatatatatatatatatatatatatatatatatatatatatatatatgtatatatatatattatatatacatatatatattatatatatatattatatatttatatgtatatatatatataaaatataatatatacatttatatatatatatataatatattatatatacatttatatatatatatatatatatatatatatatacatatatatatatatatatacatatagatatatacatgtatatatatatatatatatatatatatatatatatatatatatatatatatatttatatatataaatatatattatatatatatatatatatatatatatatttatattttatatacatatttatatatacatttacatatatatccatatatacatatacatgtatatatatacacatatatacatatacatgatataaatacatatatatatagccacacacacacacatatatatctatatatatatctatatatatatatatatatatatatatatatatatatatatatacatatatatacacatacatatacatatatatatacatacatatatatatatatatacatatatatatatatacaagcatatatatatatatatatatatatatatatatatatatatgtaaatatatatatatttatatatatatacatatatatatacatatatatatatacacacacatatatatatatagatatatatatatatatatatatataaatatatatatatatatatataacgcatatatatatatatatatatatatatatatatatatatatatatatatatatatacacattatatatatatatatatatatatatatatatatatatatatatatgtatgtatatatatatgtatatgtatgtgtatatatatatatgtatatatatatataaatgtgtatatctgtatatatatgtatttatattatatatatgtatatatattacattttatatatatatatctatttatacatatatatatatatatatattcatatatacatatacatgtatatatacaaacatatatacatatatataatataaatacatatatatacagacatacacatatacatatataaacatatatatatataaatatatatatatatatatatatatatatatatatatatatacacattcatatacatatatatacatatatatatatatacattatacatatttatacatattatatgtaatatatatatatatatatatatatatatatatatatatatatatatatatatatatatattcatatagacatatatatatatataaatatatatatatatatatatatatatattgcatatatacatatttatacatattatatgtaatatatatatgaatataaatatatttatatatatatttatatatatatagatatatctctctctatatatatgtatgtatatatgtaaatttatatatgtgtatatatatgtatatatatatgtataaatatatatatatatgtatgtatatatatatatgtacatatatatatatatatatgtatgtatgtatatatgcaatatatatatatatataaatatatatatatatatatatatatatatatatatacatatatatatatatgtatatatatatatacatacatatatatatataatatatatatatatatatatatatatatattgcatatatacatacatacatatatatatatatatatatatatgtatacatatatatatatttatatatttatacatatatatatatatatacatatatacatatatatatacacatatatatacatatatgtatatatatatatatatatacatatatatacatatatatacatatatatacatatatatatatatattacatataatatgtataaatatgtatgtatgcaatatatatatatatatatatatatatatatatatatatatatatatatatgtgtgtatatatgaatatatatatatatatatgtatatatatataatatatatatatatatattacatataatatgtataaatatgtataatgtatatatatatatatatatatatatatatattacatattatatgtataaatatgtataatgtatatatatatgtatatatatgtatatgtatgtatatatatatatatatgtatatatatatatatatatatatatatatatatatatatatatatatatgtttatatatgtatatgtgtatgtctgtatatatatttatttatattatatatatgtatatatgtttgtatatatacatgtatatgtatatatgaatatatatatatatatgtataaatagatatatatataaaatgtaaatatatatatatatatatatatatatatatatatatatacatgtatatacatatgtatatatagaaacatatatatatatatatatatatatatatatatatatatgtttatatatatacatatgtatatacatgtatatatatatatatatatatatatatatatatatatatatatatatatatatatatatatatatatatatacacacatataatatgtatacatatgtatgtgtatatatatatatatatatatatatatatatatatatatatgtatgtatgtatatatatatatgtatatgtctgtatatatatatatatatatatatatatatatatatatatatatatatatatatgtatatatatatatatatatatatatatatatatatatatatatatatatatgtatacgtctgtatatatatgtatgtatgtatatatatatgtatatgtatgtgtatatatatatatatatatatatatatatatatatatgtatatgtctgtatatatatgtatttatattatatatatgtatatatgtgtatatatatatacatgtatatgtatatatggatatatatataaatgtatataaaaaaaatatatatatatatattatatatattacttatatatataatatatagttcatatctatatatatatatatatatatatatatatatatatatatatatatatatatatatatatatatattacttatatacatatatatatatatattatatatgtattacttatatatttatatatatatatatatatatatatattttacttatatatatatatataacttatatatatatatattttacttatatatatatatatatatatatattttacttatatatatatatatatatatattacttatatatatatatatatatatatatatatatatatatatatatatatatatacataatatatatattacttgtatatatatatatatatatatatatatatatatatatatattacttatatatatatatatttatatatatatatatatatatatatatatatatatatatatatatatatatattacttatatgtatatatatatatatgtatatatttatgtatatatatatgtatttatatatgtatatatatgtatatatatgtatatatatatgtatatatgtgtatatatatgtatatatatgtatatatacatatatatatatatatatgtatatatatatgtatgtatatatgcaatatatatatatatatatatatatatatatatatatatatatgtatgtatgtatgtatatatatatatatatatatatatatatatatatatatatatgcatatatatatatgtatatatatatatatatatatatatatatatatatatatatatatatatattgtatatatacatacatacatatatatatatatatatatatatatatatatatatagatatatatatacatatatatatacacatgtatatacatatatatatatatatatgtatatatgcaatatatatatatatatatacatttatatatatacatatatatacatatatatatatatatatatatatatatatatatatatatatatatatatatacatatgtatatatattacatataatatgtataaatatgtatatatttatatatatatatatatgtatacatttatatatatacatatatatacatatatatatatatttgtctatatgaatatatatatatatatgtatatatatataatatatatatatatatatatatatattacatataatatgtataaatatgtataatgtatatatatatgtatatatatgtatatgtatgtgtgtatatttatatctatatctatatatatatatatatatatatatatatatatatatatatatatatatatatatatatatgtttatatatgtatatgtgtatgtctgtatatatatgtatttatattatatatatgtatatatgtttgtatatatacatgtatatgtatatatgaatatatatatatatgtattaattgatatatatatatatatatgtatatatatatatatacataaaatgtaaatatatatatatatatatatatatatatacatatatatatatatatatatatgtatatatatatacatatatatatatatgtatatatatatgtatatatatgtatatatatatgtatatatatatgtatatatatgtatatatatatatatttatatatatatttatatatatatattatgtatgtatatatatatattatatgtttaNNNNNNNNNNNNNNNNNNNNNNNNNNNNNNNNNNNNNNNNNNNNNNNNNNNNNNNNNNNNNNNNNNNNNNNNNNNNNNNNNNNNNNNNNNNNNNNNNNNNNNNNNNNNNNNNNNNNNNNNNNNNNNNNNNNNNNNNNNNNNNNNNNNNNNNNNNNNNNNNNNNNNNNNNNNNNNNNNNNNNNNNNNNNNNNNNNNNNNNNNNNNNNNNNNNNNNNNNNNNNNNNNNNNNNNNNNNNNNNNNNNNNNNNNNNNNNNNNNNNNNNNNNNNNNNNNNNNNNNNNNNNNNNNNNNNNNNNNNNNNNNNNNNNNNNNNNNNNNNNNNNNNNNNNNNNNNNNNNNNNNNNNNNNNNNNNNNNNNNNNNNNNNNNNNNNNNNNNNNNNNNNNNNNNNNNNNNNNNNNNNNNNNNNNNNNNNNNNNNNNNNNNNNNNNNNNNNNNNNNNNNNNNNNNNNNNNNNNNNNNNNNNNNNNNNNNNNNNNNNNNNNNNNNNNNNNNNNNNNNTTCTGGAGTTGAATGTGAGTCAGATTTGTCTTCTTTAGTTGAATGTAATTCAGATTTCATTTCTATACACGAACGACTACGGAGTACAAGAAAGACATATTTGACTTCAAAAGGATCTTGAAAATTCAATAGCATATCTTTATTGCAGTTCGTGACTCACCTTAACTTCATCCTGTACCTCTTGCACCCGTCTTTTGAGATCCCGAAATGACTGGGCGGGCGTGACAGCCGACAGGAATTGCTGGAATGCTGTGAGCTCCTGAAgacgctcctcttcctcctcctgcaccgtCTGTGCCTCCGCCAGCAGCCCTGAGAAATAGTCGATTCGGACCTCCTGCTCTGTCAGGTTCCGTCGCGCGTCCTCGCCTCTGTTGACGAGAGGTTAATGTTATAGATCCATCATGATATTGATGTTTTAGttcactgtttatttttttagacTGGTCCCCCTCCTTtgcttgtctctgtctatgtctgtatcagtccatttctctctctctctctttctctctccctctctctctctctctgtctatgcctgTATCAGTccatgtttctgtctctgtctctctccctctctctctctctctctctctctctctctctctctctctctctctctctctctctctctctctctctctctctctctctctctctctcctctctctctctctctctctctctctctctctctctctcctcatttaccccccccccctactcccttccttcctcatccaatccttttcgtctttccactctccttccttcctcctatctctctttccctctttctcactctcatcaccctcctccttatAGAAGAGGACACATATTACTACAGAAGAGACCAATCACGTGGCTTGGGACCAGAGACCAGAGAGGAGAAAGTGTACTCATGGCACGCACGCGGTGTGGGCCGGGTGGGGTTTCCTTATTGGTTTTCCTCCCAGCATAAGCATACCCAAGCCACGCTCTCTAAATATAGCTTGGGGCGTCCCCCAGGCTTATAAGAGGTCAGCAGAACTTGACCTCACCCTCATACCCTGCCTGTCGCGCCCTCACACTCTCcttagacataaatatatatgtgcatcggATCTCCGCTACCCTCTTCCCGGCGGCTGCCCTCTCTCAGGGCCAGGCCGTGGGTTCCCGCTCAGCACCGCCATCATACGTGATCCTTACATTCGTGTGTTATTAATAAAGTGTACAGCCACATCAGTGTATCACTACCGCCACCAGTAAATCATTCAATCCATATAGGAGGTTATCACCTCatatgctcctcctccttctcttgcctcctctctctccttccctctaaccgctctccctttccctcctatccctctatctaccctctatccctcctcctcaccccctttctcctcctcctcctccctctcgccctccctccctctcccaatctccctccatccacccttcctcctcaacctcctccctcccatccctcttctccgccccgccccccaccatcctctccccactcttactTAGAAAGCGCATCGGAAACTTGTCTGTAGTGATGCTGAAGGAACTCCTGAAGGGCCGACTCGTGGAACATCAGTTGGGATTCGAGGTTGGCGTTGATGGCTCGCTCTCGATGCAGCTCCTTGTCCAGACGCCTGGACTCCACTTCGGCGACGCGAGCGAGGTGCTGTTGTAAGACGGTGAGTGAATAtgggttttttgtttgtatattgtgTTGTTACACAttcatgtctgtgtttgtttgtttgtatgtgtgtgtgtgtgtgtgtgtgtgtgtgtgtgtgtgtgtgtgtgtgtgtgtgtgtgtgtgtgtgtgtgtgtgtgtgtgtgtgtgtgtgtgtgtgtgtctgtctgtctgtctatgtatctgtctatctgtctgtctgtctgtatgcatgtatgtatgtatgtctgcctgtatgtctgtctatcaatctatctatctaattgcctGTTTCTCTATTCACTCATTTTTCTATCTAATCCGATTTATCTACCTTATTATGTCTATCCATCtcgttttaaataaatatatcttttccACTAAAACTTATTCCACTAGGGACCCCATTTTTTCAACGCAAGGATCCCACCTTATCCCTGGCGGTGGCGCGGGCGGTGAGGAGGTAGTCTCTGGCAGTGTGAGGCTGGGTCGCGGGGCCGCCCTTGCGTCGCCGAGGAGGACCTAGGTGTTCCTCGCGCCTCTCCGTCGCGGGGCCTCCCAGGTTGCCTCGCCGGACTTTTGACGCCTGGTGGGGAGGCCGCCCGCTCCTCGCTAGGTCCTGTggtggggaatggagaagggggagtggggagtgggggaagttggaagggagtggtgggggatggggggtgggaatgATGTTGGTCTTGGTTTAATGATGACTTTAGGGT
Encoded proteins:
- the LOC113819831 gene encoding uncharacterized protein, whose product is MEGSSAQAATEDLSAAGKINKMVSELNLEIDLEEEDRGDGEGDESEALARRGRVDFLLQTGKNARTPYVPPEEAELFNYTGKSRRQLHQDLARSGRPPHQASKVRRGNLGGPATERREEHLGPPRRRKGGPATQPHTARDYLLTARATARDKHLARVAEVESRRLDKELHRERAINANLESQLMFHESALQEFLQHHYRQVSDALSKGEDARRNLTEQEVRIDYFSGLLAEAQTVQEEEEERLQELTAFQQFLSAVTPAQSFRDLKRRVQEVQDEVKVSHELQ